The Aspergillus chevalieri M1 DNA, chromosome 5, nearly complete sequence genome includes a region encoding these proteins:
- a CDS encoding uncharacterized protein (COG:P;~EggNog:ENOG410PHB8;~InterPro:IPR018028,IPR011614,IPR010582,IPR037060, IPR020835;~PFAM:PF06628,PF00199;~go_function: GO:0004096 - catalase activity [Evidence IEA];~go_function: GO:0020037 - heme binding [Evidence IEA];~go_process: GO:0006979 - response to oxidative stress [Evidence IEA];~go_process: GO:0055114 - oxidation-reduction process [Evidence IEA]), with product MNRSHKRHPQTHLPDPNMFWDFHVGNPEGFHELLHLFSDRGTPATLRHINAYSGHTYKFTTTDGCFKYVKIHIKPTQGVQNLTKEESVRIAGENPDFLIQDMFEAIERGDYPTWKVYVQVMGPEQAENYRWNIFDMTKVWPHQDFPLRQIGKLTLNRNPNNYFTDIEQAAFSPSNMVPGVAPSADPMLQARLFAYPDAARYRLGTNYQQLPTNAAKAPVYCPFQRDGSMNFSGNYGADPNYVCSSLKPAKFYQDIKGVGPKTLNVMTEHERWVGEVINFTTHVTDEDFVQPAALWEVIKKEPGHEERFFGNVAVHLSKVKSDRLRHEVYAYFSRISPDLGEGVKEATEGLVVS from the exons AGGGTTTCCACGAGCTGCTGCATCTTTTCAGTGACCGCGGAACACCTGCAACTCTGCGCCACATAAACGCGTACAGCGGACACACCTACAAATTTACAACGACG GATGGCTGTTTCAAATATGTTAAGATTCACATCAAACCAACCCAGGGAGTCCAGAACTTGACTAAGGAGGAGTCAGTTCGAATTGCGGGAGAGAATCCAGACTTTTTAATCCAGGACATGTTTGAAGCAATTGAGAGGGGCGATTACCCAACCTGGAAAGTCTATGTCCAGGTCATGGGTCCTGAACAGGCAGAGAACTATCGGTGGAACATATTCGACATGACCAAGGTCTGGCCGCATCAAGACTTCCCGCTGCGGCAAATTGGCAAGTTGACCTTGAATCGCAAT CCCAACAACTATTTTACCGATATTGAACAGGCGGCTTTCTCACCATCTAATATGGTACCTGGGGTTGCGCCATCTGCTGATCCAA TGTTGCAAGCGAGGTTGTTTGCCTATCCTGATGCAGCTAGATACCGGTTAGGAACAAACTATCAACAACTTCCCACAAATGCTGCTAAAGCACCCGTGTATTGTCCTTTTCAACGCGACGGCTCGATGAACTTCTCAGGCAATTATGGGGCTGATCCAAACTACGTTTGCTCCTCGCTCAAGCCCGCCAAATTTTACCAAGACATAAAAGGCGTCGGACCAAAGACTCTCAATGTCATGACTGAACATGAGAGGTGGGTTGGAGAAGTTATCAACTTTACCACGCATGTTACAGATGAGGATTTCGTCCAGCCTGCTGCTCTCTGGGAGGTAATCAAGAAGGAACCAGGTCATGAGGAAAGGTTTTTTGGGAATGTCGCTGTACATCTCAGTAAAGTCAAGAGTGATAGGCTCCGACATGAAGTTTATG CGTACTTCTCACGTATCAGCCCAGACTTGGGTGAAGGTGTCAAGGAGGCTACAGAAGGCCTTGTAGTCTCTTAG